One Parageobacillus sp. KH3-4 genomic region harbors:
- a CDS encoding arsenate reductase family protein, with protein MAFTFYWYPKCGTCRKAKKWLDEHNIAVREIHIVDNPPAKEELTEFYRKSGLPLKKFFNTSGMKYRQLGLKDKVNTASEEELLELLASDGMLIKRPILTDGNHVIVGFNEEQYEKFFGQR; from the coding sequence ATGGCATTCACTTTTTATTGGTATCCGAAATGCGGTACATGCCGAAAAGCAAAAAAATGGCTTGATGAGCACAACATTGCCGTACGGGAGATACATATTGTTGACAACCCGCCGGCAAAAGAGGAATTGACAGAATTTTACCGCAAAAGCGGACTTCCGCTGAAAAAATTTTTTAACACAAGTGGTATGAAATATCGTCAGTTAGGGCTAAAAGATAAAGTGAATACCGCTTCGGAAGAAGAACTTCTTGAGTTGCTCGCTTCCGACGGCATGTTGATTAAGCGCCCGATTTTGACGGACGGAAATCATGTTATCGTTGGGTTCAATGAAGAGCAATATGAAAAATTTTTTGGACAAAGATGA
- the gcvH gene encoding glycine cleavage system protein GcvH, with amino-acid sequence MNTPKELRYSEEHEWVRVEGDKVRIGITDFAQSELGDIVFVELPEVGTEITANEPFGSVESVKTVSELYAPISGKVVEVNEALNDNPEYVNESPYEKAWMIVVEPSDMSEIDNLLTAEQYEAMVKEG; translated from the coding sequence GTGAATACGCCAAAGGAGTTACGTTATTCTGAAGAACATGAGTGGGTGCGCGTCGAAGGGGATAAAGTGCGCATCGGCATTACTGATTTTGCACAATCTGAATTAGGTGACATCGTTTTTGTTGAACTGCCGGAAGTAGGCACAGAAATTACGGCAAATGAGCCATTCGGCAGCGTGGAATCCGTAAAAACTGTTTCCGAACTTTATGCGCCGATTAGCGGCAAAGTAGTAGAAGTGAATGAAGCATTAAATGATAATCCAGAATATGTAAATGAATCTCCATATGAAAAAGCGTGGATGATTGTCGTCGAGCCTTCCGATATGAGCGAGATCGATAATTTATTAACGGCAGAGCAATATGAAGCAATGGTAAAAGAAGGATGA
- a CDS encoding toprim domain-containing protein encodes MIEIEKVIIVEGRSDKQKIEKIVNEPVEIICTNGTISDAKLEELMEELSYKEVYILVDADEAGEKLRKQFRREFPEAEHIYIDRMYREVAAAPNWHIAQVLLRANFNVHYDYLLKR; translated from the coding sequence ATGATAGAAATTGAAAAAGTGATTATTGTGGAAGGGCGTTCCGACAAACAAAAAATTGAAAAGATTGTGAATGAACCGGTTGAAATTATTTGCACAAATGGGACGATTAGTGATGCTAAATTGGAAGAACTGATGGAAGAACTTTCTTATAAAGAAGTTTATATATTAGTGGATGCCGATGAAGCGGGCGAAAAATTGCGAAAACAGTTTCGCCGCGAATTTCCTGAGGCAGAACATATATATATTGACCGAATGTATCGGGAAGTAGCTGCGGCGCCAAATTGGCATATCGCCCAAGTATTATTGCGGGCAAATTTTAATGTCCATTATGATTATTTGTTAAAAAGGTGA
- a CDS encoding thioredoxin family protein, translating into MKKIQLDEIDDIIDKEETVCLYVYTPMCGTCQLAERMMEVVEELFPRIPFYKIDINYMPERAAIWKIESVPCLLLFDGGNIVHKLYAFHSVPYLYETIKKFWTENR; encoded by the coding sequence ATGAAAAAAATACAGTTAGATGAAATAGATGACATCATTGATAAGGAAGAGACGGTTTGCCTTTACGTGTATACGCCGATGTGCGGCACTTGCCAGCTTGCCGAGCGGATGATGGAAGTGGTGGAAGAGCTGTTTCCGCGTATTCCGTTTTACAAAATCGATATTAATTATATGCCCGAGCGTGCGGCCATATGGAAAATTGAAAGCGTTCCATGTCTTCTTTTATTTGATGGCGGCAATATCGTTCACAAATTATACGCGTTTCATTCTGTACCGTATTTATACGAAACAATAAAGAAATTTTGGACGGAAAACAGGTAA
- a CDS encoding SCP2 sterol-binding domain-containing protein has protein sequence MDIRELIKQLTERMQKLNHLSPILPEEELYIQFECETETAVVAISKHKIEQKEAADERRVLTVRGSKEAIEAMLNGRLKLQQQIRLREVNISGSFRHMLLLESLLHLSKPYGYVC, from the coding sequence ATGGATATACGTGAATTAATAAAACAGCTTACAGAACGAATGCAAAAGTTGAATCATTTATCACCGATTTTGCCAGAAGAGGAACTATACATTCAATTTGAGTGCGAAACAGAAACGGCAGTTGTGGCGATTTCTAAACATAAGATCGAGCAGAAGGAAGCGGCAGATGAACGGCGGGTGTTGACTGTCCGGGGATCGAAAGAGGCGATTGAAGCGATGTTGAATGGAAGGCTGAAATTGCAACAACAAATTCGGCTTCGCGAAGTGAATATTTCTGGAAGTTTCCGGCATATGCTGCTGCTCGAGTCGCTGCTTCATTTGTCAAAGCCGTATGGTTATGTTTGCTGA
- a CDS encoding methionine ABC transporter ATP-binding protein translates to MILLENVTKIYEASNGSVTAVDNVTLQIKEGEIFGIIGYSGAGKSSLIRLLNGLEKPTKGKVIVAGRDIANIKGKELRKARQEIGMIFQHFNLLWSRTVRENIAFPLEIAGVPKDQRKKRVDELIQLVGLQGREDAYPSQLSGGQKQRVGIARALANNPKVLLCDEATSALDPQTTDSILELLVDINKRLGLTIVLITHEMHVIRKICDRVAVMENGKIVEQGEVLQVFRQPKQAITKRFVQQVVEPEETKETITHLLDKYPNGTVVQLTFVGEAAEQPLIANVVRQFQVDANILQGKISQTHQGAYGVLFVHMDGEKEEVARAIDYIRNQQVAVEVITNAR, encoded by the coding sequence ATGATTTTATTAGAAAACGTGACAAAAATCTATGAAGCTTCAAACGGATCTGTGACAGCGGTGGATAATGTTACTTTACAAATAAAGGAAGGGGAAATTTTTGGCATCATTGGGTACAGCGGAGCAGGAAAAAGCTCGTTAATCCGTCTTCTTAACGGATTGGAAAAACCGACAAAAGGAAAAGTCATTGTTGCCGGACGTGATATTGCTAATATTAAAGGAAAAGAGCTGCGGAAGGCTCGCCAAGAAATAGGGATGATTTTCCAACATTTTAATTTATTATGGTCGAGAACCGTCCGTGAAAACATTGCGTTTCCGTTAGAAATTGCCGGCGTGCCGAAAGATCAGCGAAAGAAACGAGTCGACGAACTCATTCAGCTTGTTGGATTGCAAGGAAGAGAAGATGCCTATCCATCACAGCTTAGCGGCGGGCAGAAACAACGCGTCGGCATCGCGCGTGCGTTAGCGAACAATCCAAAAGTGTTATTGTGCGATGAAGCAACGTCCGCGCTAGACCCACAAACAACCGATTCCATTTTGGAACTTTTGGTCGATATTAATAAACGTTTAGGATTGACGATCGTATTAATTACCCATGAAATGCACGTGATCCGCAAAATTTGCGATCGCGTCGCGGTGATGGAAAACGGAAAAATCGTCGAGCAAGGCGAAGTGCTGCAAGTATTCCGTCAGCCAAAACAGGCGATTACGAAACGGTTTGTTCAGCAAGTGGTCGAACCGGAAGAAACAAAAGAAACGATTACTCACCTACTTGATAAATACCCAAATGGAACGGTTGTCCAATTGACGTTTGTCGGCGAAGCCGCCGAGCAGCCGCTCATTGCCAATGTCGTTCGTCAGTTTCAAGTCGACGCGAATATTTTGCAAGGAAAAATTTCGCAGACACATCAAGGTGCTTATGGTGTCTTATTCGTCCATATGGATGGAGAGAAAGAAGAAGTTGCCCGCGCGATTGATTATATTCGAAATCAGCAAGTGGCGGTGGAGGTGATTACAAATGCTCGCTAA
- a CDS encoding methionine ABC transporter permease, producing the protein MLANLLPNVEWDMIWAATVETLYMTGIAVVATFILGTILGLLLFLTSKGNLWENRLANMIIAAAVNIFRSIPFIILIILLIPLTKWMVGTILGANAALPALIIGAAPFYARMVEIALREIDKGVIEAAKAMGASTATIIWKVLLPESLPALVSGITVTAIALVGYTAMAGVVGAGGLGNLAYLEGFQRNHNDVTFVATVLVLIIVFVIQFIGDFVTSKIDKR; encoded by the coding sequence ATGCTCGCTAACCTCTTACCGAACGTAGAGTGGGATATGATTTGGGCAGCTACTGTTGAGACGCTTTATATGACAGGGATCGCAGTTGTGGCGACATTTATATTAGGAACGATTCTTGGACTGCTTTTATTTTTAACATCAAAAGGCAACTTATGGGAGAACCGCTTGGCGAATATGATCATTGCTGCTGCCGTTAATATTTTCCGTTCTATTCCGTTTATTATATTAATTATTTTATTAATTCCGTTGACGAAATGGATGGTTGGGACGATTCTTGGTGCCAACGCCGCGCTGCCGGCGCTCATTATCGGAGCGGCGCCATTTTACGCGCGAATGGTTGAAATTGCGCTCCGTGAAATTGATAAAGGCGTTATTGAAGCGGCGAAAGCAATGGGAGCATCGACGGCAACAATTATTTGGAAAGTGTTGCTTCCAGAGTCACTGCCTGCACTTGTGTCCGGAATTACCGTAACGGCAATTGCTTTAGTCGGATATACGGCGATGGCGGGAGTTGTCGGCGCCGGTGGTCTTGGTAACTTAGCGTATTTAGAAGGATTTCAGCGCAACCATAATGATGTGACGTTTGTCGCCACCGTGCTCGTGTTAATCATTGTATTTGTCATTCAGTTTATCGGTGACTTTGTCACTTCCAAAATAGATAAACGATAA
- a CDS encoding MetQ/NlpA family ABC transporter substrate-binding protein translates to MKKWLSALFAAVLVLALAACGGNNNASNGQKEGKLTKLVVGASNVPHAEILEKAKPILKEKGIDLEIVKFQDYVLPNKALADKEIDANYFQHIPYLESQKKEHGYDFVNAGGIHIEPIGIYSKKYKSLEELPDGATIIMSNSVADHGRILSMLQEKGLIKLKDGVDKTKATVKDIVENPKHLKFEADVDAGMLPQIYKNGEGDAVVINANYALDAGLDPAKDPIAVESPKNNPYVNIIAVRKGDENRKEIKTLVQVLQSKEIQDFIKKEYKGAVIPAAQ, encoded by the coding sequence ATGAAAAAATGGCTTAGTGCATTATTTGCCGCTGTCCTTGTGTTGGCATTAGCAGCGTGCGGAGGCAACAACAACGCGTCTAATGGCCAAAAAGAAGGGAAATTGACGAAATTAGTGGTTGGAGCTTCGAATGTTCCACATGCGGAAATTTTGGAAAAAGCAAAACCGATTTTAAAAGAAAAAGGTATTGACTTAGAAATCGTGAAGTTCCAAGATTATGTTTTACCAAACAAAGCGTTGGCGGATAAAGAAATTGACGCAAACTATTTCCAACACATTCCATATTTAGAATCACAGAAAAAAGAGCATGGATATGACTTTGTCAACGCTGGCGGCATTCATATTGAGCCAATCGGCATTTATTCGAAAAAGTATAAAAGCTTGGAAGAACTTCCAGACGGTGCAACGATCATCATGAGCAACTCGGTTGCAGATCATGGCCGCATTTTATCCATGCTGCAAGAAAAAGGGCTGATTAAGTTAAAAGACGGCGTGGACAAAACAAAAGCAACAGTGAAAGACATTGTCGAGAATCCGAAACATTTAAAATTTGAAGCAGATGTTGATGCGGGAATGCTGCCGCAAATTTATAAAAACGGCGAAGGCGATGCGGTTGTGATTAACGCGAACTATGCGCTAGATGCCGGTTTGGACCCTGCAAAAGACCCGATTGCTGTCGAGTCGCCGAAAAATAACCCGTATGTCAACATTATCGCTGTACGTAAAGGCGACGAAAACCGCAAAGAAATTAAAACGCTTGTTCAAGTGTTGCAGTCGAAAGAAATTCAAGACTTTATTAAAAAAGAATATAAAGGTGCCGTCATTCCGGCGGCACAATAA
- a CDS encoding carboxymuconolactone decarboxylase family protein, with amino-acid sequence MNQQHTSVEAALRHYKEGVGTFTQKLPNVASSFHAFTEACFEEGALSKKEKQLIALGISLATRDEYCAIYHTKGCLDEGASEQEILETCGVAAAFAGGAAMSQAVTLVQECIHELTMKH; translated from the coding sequence ATGAATCAGCAACATACGTCCGTTGAAGCAGCTCTTCGCCATTATAAAGAAGGGGTTGGCACGTTTACGCAAAAGCTGCCGAATGTCGCTAGCAGTTTTCATGCGTTCACCGAAGCGTGCTTTGAAGAAGGAGCATTATCAAAAAAAGAAAAGCAGCTAATTGCACTTGGAATCAGCCTGGCGACGCGGGATGAGTATTGCGCAATCTACCATACGAAAGGATGTTTGGACGAAGGGGCTTCAGAACAGGAAATTTTAGAAACTTGCGGTGTAGCTGCTGCGTTCGCGGGCGGTGCGGCGATGAGCCAAGCGGTAACTTTGGTCCAAGAGTGCATTCATGAACTAACGATGAAACATTAA
- the sufC gene encoding Fe-S cluster assembly ATPase SufC gives MAVLTIKDLHVSVEGKEILKGVNLEVKGGEIHAIMGPNGTGKSTLSSAIMGHPKYEVTQGSITLDGQNVLEMEVDERARAGLFLAMQYPSEISGVTNADFLRAAINARLGEGNEISLMKFIRKLDEKMEFLEMNPDMAHRYLNEGFSGGEKKRNEILQLMMLEPKIAILDEIDSGLDIDALKIVSKGINEMRSSEFGCLIITHYQRLLNYITPDYVHVMMQGRIVKSGGPELAQRLEAEGYDWIKKELGIEDETVEQEA, from the coding sequence ATGGCAGTATTGACAATTAAAGATCTTCACGTATCCGTTGAAGGAAAAGAAATTTTAAAAGGCGTGAATTTGGAAGTGAAAGGCGGAGAGATTCACGCCATTATGGGACCGAACGGAACGGGCAAATCAACGCTATCATCGGCGATTATGGGACATCCAAAATATGAAGTGACACAAGGTAGCATCACGTTAGACGGACAAAACGTGTTGGAGATGGAAGTGGATGAGCGCGCACGCGCCGGTTTATTTTTGGCGATGCAATATCCAAGTGAAATTAGCGGGGTAACGAACGCGGATTTCCTTCGTGCTGCCATTAACGCCCGCCTTGGCGAAGGCAATGAAATTTCGTTAATGAAATTTATCCGCAAACTGGACGAAAAAATGGAATTTCTCGAAATGAATCCAGATATGGCGCACCGCTACTTAAATGAAGGATTCTCCGGCGGGGAGAAAAAACGCAACGAGATTCTTCAATTAATGATGCTTGAACCGAAAATCGCGATTTTGGACGAGATCGACTCCGGTCTTGACATTGACGCTTTGAAAATTGTTTCAAAAGGAATTAATGAAATGCGCAGCAGCGAATTCGGCTGTTTGATCATTACGCACTATCAGCGCTTGTTAAACTATATCACACCAGATTATGTGCATGTCATGATGCAAGGGCGCATCGTAAAATCCGGTGGTCCAGAGTTAGCGCAACGTCTTGAAGCGGAAGGATATGATTGGATTAAAAAAGAACTTGGCATTGAAGACGAAACGGTTGAGCAAGAAGCGTAA